The following are encoded together in the Candidatus Dependentiae bacterium genome:
- a CDS encoding OmpA family protein: MLNLHKIMISCTLVLALLMVGCGKKSNKNDNKKVALNENSLTQKMAEADIPVVDNEIEDFFEDSSEFAFADENLDTTKVAQSEIDNSLLNENTEDENAFVAWNEEEVQNLNFKTVQFDLNENRIREDQKHALTEDVQAAKLAVAEGKTVVVQGHACQMGSPSYNIPLSERRADVIKKEMVKSGVPEEKVKTVGYGQEMPIVWSEKTDKQELIKELAPNRRAEITVS, from the coding sequence ATGTTGAATTTACATAAGATTATGATTTCTTGTACTCTCGTTTTGGCACTTCTGATGGTTGGATGCGGAAAAAAGAGTAATAAGAATGATAATAAAAAGGTCGCATTAAACGAAAATAGCTTAACGCAAAAAATGGCCGAAGCAGATATTCCTGTAGTGGATAATGAAATTGAAGATTTTTTTGAAGATTCTTCAGAATTTGCATTCGCCGATGAAAATTTAGACACAACCAAAGTTGCTCAATCTGAAATTGATAATTCTTTATTAAACGAAAATACCGAAGATGAAAATGCATTTGTTGCATGGAACGAAGAAGAGGTTCAAAACTTAAATTTTAAAACAGTTCAATTTGATTTGAATGAGAATAGAATTAGAGAAGATCAAAAACATGCTTTAACTGAAGATGTTCAAGCTGCAAAATTAGCCGTTGCAGAAGGTAAAACTGTTGTAGTTCAAGGACATGCATGTCAGATGGGCTCACCAAGTTATAATATACCTCTTTCAGAAAGAAGAGCCGATGTTATTAAAAAAGAAATGGTAAAAAGCGGCGTTCCTGAAGAAAAGGTAAAAACAGTTGGTTATGGTCAAGAAATGCCAATAGTCTGGAGCGAAAAAACGGATAAACAAGAACTTATAAAAGAACTTGCTCCAAACAGAAGAGCTGAAATAACAGTAAGTTAA
- a CDS encoding cation:proton antiporter has translation MNINNLSISLISDSGISADFISKFCLFLAILLLTTIATGKILKKLLNLPIVAGQIIGGIILGPSIINIKNIHILNEPIKFLDSTKQYICNIASTDFFIFFVLLISSGLTVSYLLWIAGHETDVQDIAKVGIESTLAGFIAAILPIFMITGTLYLIEGSAFTLASAIGQGVVFAATSVSIPIAMLISYGKINLRSSKATIGASIIDDILAIILFSIFIILLQSGALGIVTNTNQISANTSISFALIKMVFAFILMFLVGKLFISPVNNLLDKYKLSHLIPPFATLMMLSYFSLSEMVGGLAGITGAYFAGLFHRTSDKKHRALRAISPFVNSILLPIFLGSIGMQVNINGLNLHHWISIFILLVVAVVAKVFGCFISTWITNFFIKDNTQKWSFWESYLFGSSMVARGEVGLVIATILNSTNLMSANQYVVCVTVIILTSIISPIMLLFGFKQLETKPSDKEFSTIIGPFENLSTRYLFDTLYAYVEKTENMMPIIELSEGEKILTLSENTRIILNSNNAIEFKGNETKIKNILKNIKTQITHDLDKIPVTIED, from the coding sequence ATGAATATAAATAACCTATCAATTTCATTAATTTCCGACAGCGGCATAAGTGCTGATTTTATATCAAAATTTTGCTTATTTTTGGCCATATTATTATTAACAACAATAGCAACAGGTAAAATATTAAAAAAATTATTAAATTTACCCATTGTTGCAGGACAGATAATTGGTGGAATAATACTTGGTCCATCAATTATAAATATAAAAAATATTCATATATTAAATGAACCTATAAAATTTTTAGACTCTACAAAACAATATATTTGCAATATTGCTTCAACTGATTTTTTTATTTTTTTCGTATTATTAATTTCATCGGGATTAACAGTATCATATTTACTTTGGATTGCAGGACACGAAACAGATGTTCAGGATATTGCAAAAGTTGGAATTGAATCAACTTTGGCAGGTTTTATAGCTGCAATATTACCAATATTTATGATTACAGGAACGTTGTATTTAATTGAGGGAAGTGCATTTACGCTTGCTTCTGCAATTGGGCAAGGCGTAGTCTTTGCTGCTACAAGTGTATCCATACCTATTGCCATGTTGATTTCATATGGAAAAATTAATTTACGTTCGTCAAAAGCTACAATTGGTGCGTCTATAATTGATGATATCTTGGCTATTATATTATTTTCAATTTTTATAATACTTCTTCAAAGTGGTGCTCTTGGAATTGTAACAAATACTAATCAAATATCTGCGAATACAAGTATCAGTTTTGCATTAATAAAAATGGTATTTGCTTTTATACTTATGTTTTTGGTTGGAAAACTATTCATAAGTCCGGTAAACAATCTACTTGATAAATACAAACTTTCACACTTAATTCCACCATTTGCAACACTAATGATGCTTTCATATTTTTCTTTATCGGAAATGGTTGGAGGCCTTGCCGGAATTACCGGAGCATATTTTGCAGGATTATTTCATCGAACATCGGATAAAAAACATAGAGCATTAAGAGCAATTTCGCCATTTGTTAATTCAATTTTATTGCCAATATTTTTAGGATCTATTGGAATGCAAGTTAATATTAATGGATTAAATTTGCACCATTGGATTTCAATATTTATTTTATTGGTTGTTGCTGTAGTTGCAAAAGTATTTGGTTGTTTTATAAGTACATGGATTACAAATTTTTTCATAAAAGATAACACTCAAAAATGGTCCTTTTGGGAAAGTTACCTATTTGGATCATCTATGGTCGCACGAGGTGAGGTCGGACTTGTTATAGCAACTATTTTAAATAGTACAAATCTAATGTCTGCAAATCAGTACGTAGTCTGTGTAACAGTTATTATTTTAACGTCAATAATTTCACCAATAATGCTTTTATTTGGATTTAAACAACTTGAAACAAAACCATCTGATAAAGAATTTTCAACTATAATTGGACCATTTGAAAATCTATCTACAAGATATTTATTTGATACACTTTATGCTTATGTGGAAAAAACTGAAAATATGATGCCTATTATAGAACTTTCAGAAGGTGAAAAGATTTTAACATTGAGTGAAAATACAAGAATTATATTAAATTCAAATAATGCAATTGAATTTAAAGGTAATGAAACAAAAATTAAAAATATCTTAAAGAATATAAAAACTCAGATAACTCACGATCTTGATAAAATACCTGTTACAATAGAAGATTAA
- a CDS encoding Rne/Rng family ribonuclease, whose amino-acid sequence MKKILINKNIWQTRVAVLRDDKLQDMYFDTHSKEELEKCFFKGKISKLLPGIQTAFVDIGQKKAGFLHISEIDRALATEKTAEFLHVDDSEQDVIRKQIKKAISIEKIFSQNEEILVQVIKEPIYEKGAKLTTCFTLPGKFVVLMPNIPQIGISKKISDKDERTRLKEILLKCLPPNMGAIIRTTMEGRKAKDLKKDISFLISTWQSIQKKFKRAKVGEKIHEDLRVTLRAIREHFDEDVDILYVDNKQETESIQKFVRNFVPEHIDKVKYYQTPPDLFEKFEIDKQLEKALAKKVSLRSGGTLIIETTEAMTVIDVNTGKFIGKDNLEDTILKTNLEAAEEIVRQLRLRNIGGLIVIDFIDMAISANKLKLSKFLEKTLKERDKYQSVLLKVSEFGLIQMTRKRSGKTLIQQLTNVCPICNGYGVVKSTETKSFEILTNFKNDVLKNKIKGSISLTVPENIFDYLIHHEFQSIIDLEKSLNCKIVLESDKNLQLSQYKIEKMK is encoded by the coding sequence TTGAAAAAAATTTTAATAAATAAAAATATTTGGCAAACAAGAGTTGCCGTCTTGCGAGATGATAAATTGCAAGATATGTATTTTGATACACATTCCAAAGAAGAATTGGAAAAATGTTTTTTTAAAGGGAAAATATCCAAACTTTTGCCCGGAATACAAACTGCTTTTGTCGATATTGGCCAAAAAAAGGCCGGTTTTTTGCACATATCTGAAATAGACAGGGCGTTGGCAACTGAAAAAACTGCAGAATTTTTACATGTTGATGATTCTGAGCAAGATGTAATTCGCAAACAAATTAAAAAAGCGATAAGTATAGAAAAAATATTTTCACAAAATGAAGAAATTTTAGTTCAAGTAATTAAAGAACCCATTTATGAAAAGGGTGCAAAACTTACAACATGTTTTACTCTTCCGGGTAAATTTGTCGTCCTAATGCCAAATATTCCTCAAATTGGAATATCAAAAAAAATAAGTGATAAAGATGAACGCACAAGATTAAAAGAAATTTTACTAAAATGTTTGCCGCCAAATATGGGAGCTATAATCCGCACAACCATGGAAGGCCGTAAAGCAAAAGATTTAAAAAAAGACATATCTTTTTTAATTTCGACCTGGCAATCAATTCAGAAAAAATTTAAACGTGCAAAAGTTGGTGAAAAAATACATGAAGATTTAAGAGTCACGCTAAGAGCCATTCGCGAACATTTTGATGAAGATGTCGATATTCTTTATGTTGACAATAAACAAGAGACTGAATCCATACAAAAGTTTGTAAGAAATTTTGTGCCGGAACATATAGATAAAGTAAAATATTATCAAACTCCGCCGGATTTATTTGAAAAATTTGAAATAGATAAACAACTTGAAAAAGCTTTAGCTAAAAAAGTTTCTTTGCGCTCCGGAGGAACTTTAATTATAGAAACAACCGAAGCTATGACCGTTATTGACGTAAATACCGGAAAATTTATCGGAAAAGATAATCTTGAAGACACAATTTTAAAGACCAATCTGGAAGCTGCAGAAGAAATTGTAAGACAATTGCGACTAAGAAATATTGGTGGATTAATTGTTATCGATTTTATTGATATGGCAATCAGTGCCAATAAATTAAAATTATCTAAATTTTTAGAAAAAACTTTAAAAGAACGTGATAAATATCAATCAGTATTACTTAAAGTTTCTGAATTTGGTCTAATCCAAATGACACGAAAAAGATCCGGAAAAACATTAATTCAGCAATTAACAAATGTTTGTCCTATATGTAATGGTTATGGCGTTGTAAAATCAACGGAAACGAAAAGTTTTGAAATACTCACAAATTTTAAAAACGATGTATTGAAAAATAAAATCAAGGGATCAATATCTTTAACTGTTCCTGAAAATATATTTGACTATTTGATCCATCACGAATTTCAATCTATCATAGACCTTGAAAAATCTTTAAATTGTAAAATAGTCCTTGAGAGTGATAAAAATTTACAATTAAGCCAATACAAAATAGAAAAGATGAAATAA